The window ttgggctttccttttcaggcttcccctcaaggtttttaaaacgtatctgctaggaagaggtttccacacccttataaaaaatatttcgttatcctccccaacgtgggatctcacaatccacccccttcagggcccagcatcctcgctggcacttgttcctttctccaatcaatgaaccttgaggggaagcccttgaagggaaagcccaaagaggacaatatgtgctaggtAAGCCATTAACCTTAGAACTCAAGGGCACAGTAGTACAACCTATAGAACAGATCCTGGTCAAATGGTCGAGAATGTGGAgtcattgttttatttaatattcttgAAATCAAAGATTGGCTCTGTCATTTTgacaaataaattaacaacGCACAGAGAAAACGATCGTTGATGCGCAACGGAGAAGTGACATGTGGTGCATCAATTCCCAATTTTAATAGCAGGTATTACAAACTAACAGTTAGTTTTTGGACATTTCTTCTTTAGTTGAATAGAACACTGACAACTAAATATGCAGCTTGCAGTTTAACTCCATTTCCAATGAAGTAGCTTCCTTCTCTCAAACTGCTACAGCTGATATGAGGATGAAATCAGATGCTGGGGAgtcttcaaattcttttgatTCCGGAACTGGGTCACGATATACCGGAAGTGTTACGAAATTAGATTCTTCCTTGCAAACTAAAGAACAGGAATTTAGGGAATCTTCAAATTCAAGCATGATGCAGTTTAATGATGCTGTTGATTCATTTGCCATAGATGAACAAAGTAGGATGGTAGAtgataaatttcaatttgaattAGATGATCCCATTGATTTGAGTTTCTGTTCTCATGTCACATGGGACGTAAAGGCAGAAATAATGAAGCCCAGGAATCAGCAAGATAGTGTAGAAAAGATAGAAATGTTGCAGCCAATAGGTCAACAGGATGTTAGAGAAATGGCTGAAATTATGCAGCCGAGAACCGGAAAGGATGTcggagaaatggaagaaattataCAGCCAATGTCCCAACAGGATGttagagaaaaggaagaaattgtgCAGCCAAGGACTCAAAAGAGGGTTAGAGAAATAGCAGAAATGTTGGAGAAAAAGTCCCGACGGGATGTTACTGAAATGACAGAAATTGTGCAGCCAAGGACTGAAAAGGGTGTTAGAGAAAGGGCAGAAATTGTGCAGCCAAGGTCCCAACAGGATGTTAGAGAAATGGTGGAACATGTGGCGCCTAGGGCTCGAACGGATGTCAGAGAAATGGACGACATTGTGCAGCCAGGGTCCCAACAGGATGATACAGGAATGACAGAAAATCTGCAGCCAAGGACTCAAAAGGGTGTCAGTGAAATGGCAGACATTGAGCAGCCCAGGACTCAACAAGATGTTAGTAAAATGGAGGAACTTGTGCAGCCAAGGACTCAACAGGGTGGCATAGAAAAGCCAGAAATGGTGGAGCCGGGTAGTCGACAGGGTGATAGCGAAAAAGTGGAGATAGGGGAGTCGAGGCGTCAACAGCATGATAAAGATGAAGAATATAATGTTCCTATACCTGAATCTACCCTGGATCCACAGGAAATGGAAGGCTTTTACCTCAGAAATGATGAACAAACGAGCACGCCTGCTAGTAATGGCCACCTGCTAGAATCCGTTAATGACGGGAATGTATTTGATGAAGTCGAAAGTGAAACGGATAATTATATGGATGCCCTCAACACCATTGAGTCAGAATCTGAAAGTGACCTTGATTGTCAGACGAAACGAGAAGTCGAGCCATGCTCATCCACTATAAAGTGTGAAGTAGTAGAACCAGTGCATGACGTCCTTGAATTGAGTTTGGATCCTGATATTTCGATTCTTAACCCGAGTAATGAGCCTCAAACGTCCTTTGACAAAGGTATGATGTCCAGTCTGCCAAATTTAGTTTCTTCAGATAGTTCTTACCATGATCAAAGGCTCGAAAACGCCGTGAAGGATTCTAACCTCGACGATCCCCTAGTAACTAATTTGCATGACAAGGAAAGTTCCATATCAGAATCTGATATCAGTGACTCCTTCCCTCCTGACTCCACTTCTAGTTTCGAGGATCAGTCGGGAGTTAAATTATTGAACACGGTGCACGAATCGCTCGAATCTGAAAAAGCTTCTTTCTCCAGCAATCCGTTAGATAAGTTCTGGACTAATGGTGGCTTGCTTGGACTTCAGCCATCAAAACCTCCTTCTTGGGCTGTGTCAAATGCTTCTCGTGAGGACGCGAGTAAAGGCGAAAAACATGGCCCTTCTCATCATGCGTTTTTGATCAATGGTAATGcacaagaaatgaaaatgggtACTTTTCCCAAAGATGCTATTAACAGTGAGAATGATTCAACTTCTAATAAGTCCACATTGCATCACGATGATCAGAAATACGATACGTCTCGGGTATTGTCAAGAGATGAAAGTCCTGATATTAATCATTCAAGCAATGGATCTAGTTGTGTCCATATGAATGATATGGCAGAAACCATTATGGAGAAAGATGAAGATTCCAATCAGAATTCTGGACTTGGCCATCAATTGCTTGTAAATGGCTTTCATAGAAAACTAACGCTAGTACAAGATGAAAGGTTTGAGACTACGTCTGGTCCAGATTCATGTCCTCCTTCACCCCCACTTGATCACATGAAAATCTCTTTCCATCCTGTTTCtggttttgaaatttcaaaattgaaattgagattTCCCGACGACAGTGAAGGCCGAGGAAGCACGAACGACATATTTCCATCGTTTCAGTTGGCTCCCGAGGAGTCTATTTCTGTGCATGAGATTGGCTCTGAGTCTGATGACGACGACACGTTCTGTAGATCATCTCCATGTATGTCAGATGATTGTCTTAGTGATCGCTCTAAGTCGAATTCTGACCTGTGGGAATCAGACGACGTTTCGGGAAGCACGTGCAAGAATTCGTATGATTTACACATATCACAGATGGCATCATCATTTGAGGGAATCACAAAAATTGGGACTACTGTGGACGGTGAAAGTGAAAATTTGTACACTAGGAAGGGCATGGATGAATCGTTTTCGGGTCCATTACTTGATCTTCCATGTTTTGACATTGTGAACACTGTAATGATTGAAAGAATTGATGATATTGATGCAATGAATCTTCTTAAGCCGCAATGTTCAGATAATCCTGCTCCGGCTGtgcctcctcttcctcctgcaCAATGGTGTGTATCAAAAACATCCTTGAATGTGTCTGAAGACCTGAAGGATTTATCTGCTCGGTTGGAACACGTAGAACCAATTGTCTTGCAGCAGCAAATAACTCATGAGCCCATTGCAACCAAGCCAAATGACAAGGTAAATAGTAGTATAGTGGTTATTTTGATAGCAAACATAAACAACCAGGATGACTTAAGGCGTGGGAAGTTCTAATTGTTTACACATATTATTGAATGTAGAAGCCAGAACAAGTGATGGTGGATGGTAAAAAAGAACTAAACCGCATTGGAAATGGCCAAGTGATGGATGCGAGGGAAGATTTTCTGCAACAAATTagagaaaaagtaagaaatttTCTTACGTTTTTGTTTAACattcgttttcttttattgatttaGTTTGATTCTGATGGATATTGAATTACCCTAATGGATGTGAACTTGCGGCATATGTGTAATAGCCtaagcacaccgctagcagatattgtcctttttgagtttttcttttcgagcttccttgaggtttttaaaacgcgtttgctagggagaggtttccacacccttataaaggatgtttcgttctcctctccaaccgatgtgggatctcacaatccacccacctccggggcccagcgttctcgctgacattcgtttccttctcccatcgatgtgggactctcccaatccacccacacccttataaatggtgtttcattcttctccccaaccgatgtgagatctcacaatctccagtcaatgtgagacccccccaatccacctccctttggagcccaacgtccttgttagcacactgcctcatgcccacccccctttgaggctcaggctcctcgctggcacatcgcccgatgtctggctctaatatcatttgtaccggtccaaacccactactagccgatagtgtcctctttgggttttccatttcggactttccttcaaggtttttaaaacgcgtttgctagggagaggtttccacactcttataaagggtgttttgttctcctcccaaactaatgtgggatctcacaatccacccccttcggagtccagcgtcctcactgacacttgttcccttctccaatcgatgtgggacccccccccaatccacccccttcggggccagcgtccttgctagcacactgccttttgtctacccccttcagggctcacccttctcgctggcacatcgcctagtgtctgactctgataccatttgtaacggcccaagcctacAACTAGTANGggccccccccccccccccccggGCTAGTATCCTtgcaccgcctcgtgtccactcccctttgaggctcagcctccttgctggcacatcgcctggtgtctgtcctctttggactttccctcaaggtttttaaaacgcgtttgctagggagaggtttccacacccctataaagggtgtttcattctcttccccaaccaatatgggatctcacattgtGATACATGGTCAGTTTTATTCCTTGCACAAAAGCTCTGCAAATCAAATCATCCAAGTATACAGACTGGTTTTGTTGTGAATTCAACTCTATACTAATACCAAGGCCATAGCATGCATACATTAGCATTTGTGCATTCGGAGATCATACGCATGAACTCACGTCGGCCATCATGTTTGTGACGCATTCGTAGTATTCTTATTATATTAACTAGACATTTGCCTCTATACTTCTGAAAGCTGCCCTTGAAGATTcttatatcataatttttgtAGCCAAGATTTCCTTTGTTCAAATAAGATCAAAAGTTGTATAGTTCATGTTAATAACTATTCTCGACCATGTTATCCCCAGTCATTCAACCTAAGACCTACAATGACTGAGAAGGCAAGTACTACAGCAGGACCTGCTACCCATGTAAAAGTCACAGCAATTTTGGAGAAAGCCAACGCGATTCGCCAGGTTCTTCATTGTCTTGTTTTCCAACTATGCacactatatatatacatgaaaGACTCGCCATAACTATTGAGTCGTTTCGCAGGCTGTTGGAAGTGACAACGGCGAAGATGACGATTCTTGGAGTGATGCCTGATTGTAGAGATGAAACCTATGTTTCCCGGAGACAACTCTCATAAAGATGCTAATAGTTGCATGCATATGTAATAAAACTCATGGTATGTCTTGTGAATAAGCTTCCTTTTTGACTTATATTCCCTTAGAGAACTTGTCAATTCCTTGTAAGCATTGAGAATTGAGTATTAGGTGCTGGGAAAGATATGTTTCATCATACTTGCAGGCTGCAGCAAGCAATAGAGTGCATGAAAGAAAGCCTGAAAATGCTTGTAAATTCGACTCTTTTAGCTTTTACTCTGCCTCTTCAATTGtctttgtgagatcccacgttgatttgggaggagaatgaaacattctttataagggtgtggaaacctctccctagtagacacgttttaaaaaccttgaggggaagtcccgaaccctgaaagggaaagcccgaagaggacaatatatgctaatagtgggcttggactgttacaaatggtattagagccatatATTGGGTGATGTGCCAATGAGAGGGCTAagccccaagaggggtggacacgaggcgatgtgctagcaaagaagttgggcctcgaaggtggtggattggagggtcccacatcgattggagaagggaacaagtgctagagaggacgctgggccttaaagggggtggattgtgagatcccacattggttgtgTGGAAGCTTCTGTAGCAGACATgctttaaaaatcttgaagggaagctcaaaagggaaagcccaaaaaagacaatatctattagtggtgggcttgagtcgttacaacCTTTCTAATCAATATCTATTCTGATTGGATTAGATTGACCTTTTCCTCCCTCCGAAAGTTAACGTTTTGTTATCATTCATGgacggaaaagaaaagaaataaagagtTGAAAAGTGTTGCATTCCATGTAAGAAGACCAAAAGGGGAAGTAAAGTACGTTGGTAAAGTCTTCAAAGAATCATTCAaagaaatacttaaaaaaaaaaaaaaaaaggtcaagtCTTGGATTGTAACATCCCAGAAACTACAGAATTTTATTGACCAAGAAAGAGCAACTTCCAATGGAAGAAACTCGCCCTAAATCTTCCCATACCCGTCTCAATTTAATAGGTTCTTGAACGGCATATATAATTAGTCTAATAAACGATTAGGTGATATCAAGAAACATGCCGTACTAATCTAAAACCTCATGAATTTCGACCCATATGATTGAACTAACGAAAACGAACgtgcaccttgttggtatagatatagatagtaaattttagtttttattataaaatttgtcCCTTTACTTGTAGGAGTACATCTTGGATCTGCCGATTATGTTATGGACGAAGTCCTACTCACGGGAACCTGGTCGAATTGAGAGAAGCCCTAAGTATTATTGCGGGTCAATCTATTAGAGAACCTGGTCGAATTGAGAGAAGCCCTAAGTATTATTGCGGGTCAATCTATTAGAGAACCGAGTACTCAACTAAGATTAAGAACTTTTTATACGGGCGGCACAATTATAGAAGTGCCAACATGGCTTTGGCTAATGccttatcttcttcttttattttttttctagaattcttgtttgagaaaaagaaataaataaatattatagggtttatattttaaagtttgataGGGAAACCTTTCAACTTGTAGCACTGATTGGAATGAACAGTGTATTAAagaatatgataaaaaaaaattaattatttatttcttttaacttttagtcTATTTAGTcgtaaatttataaatttaaacgttgaaaaaattttaaattttgtgactaatagattataaaaatttaaaaatatttaatagatttctACGCGTTTGACatattcaaaaattttaaaaagtaattgatTATAAGTCTagttttactacattttttccGAGTTTACATTACAAAAATAACATGCATTGCTTTATATCAcctaaaaatgaaacttttatcTTCCATGTGATATTTAAGAGTTCGtggtatctggctctaataccattagtaacagttcaagctcaccactagtagatattgtctgcttcgGCGGCGCATTATGTATTGTTGTCAGCCttacgatttttaaaacgcgtctactagagagaggtttccacactcttataaggaatattccATTCttgaacatccatccatctgaGTTCCATCAAGCATCAAACTCTCCTGTGTTCATGCTAAATCATTTACGGCGTATATTCCATATAGTGGGTGCATAATCTAACCTTTGACACATGGGCTGAGGCGCAATATCGGCACACTCGTGTCGTCCAGTACTGTCTTTGAAAGACCATTTTTAAAGGATGACGTGCAATATTGGCACATTGTGTCGTCCGTTACTGTCCTTGAAAGATTCTTTTCAAAGGATGACGCCCAAGACGCTCGCCCATgttgtgacacacgtatgtgtcACAGGTAGCTTGCTTAGGCCACAGAGGCAAGAGGTAGTGGAGAGCCAACACCATGCCTCCCCCTGtaatacattttgaggcattgtTAATCCTTCTTGAGTAGATGTCTTTTTGGCGAGCGAACATACGATCTTGTGCATAGTTCATAGAGTACCCGATTGACACCAAAATTTGGCAAggtttcatctttcatattgACAGACTTAATTTTTGAGTTGCGTGTCGAAACTCCAACTTCAGATTAAGGCCCGTGGCCCTACCCGACCCTCTCTAAGCTTGTCTTCAACACTCGTGTCGCCTCATTCTCTCGAACCTTGTATATGCCTCGACTTAGTTTCAAAGCACGTTCTTGGTGTGTTGAATGATGCACCATCTTCATTGGTTATATCATAACACTTCTCAATCTTGACCTTCACGTAGCCAGATGGGCATCACTTGAGGGTCGTCCCTTGTGTGTCTAGCTAGtggggtcacaacctactttctCTCAATGAGGTTGTGACACGCTCCCCACTTAACCCAGTTATCATCTTTAATGACTTTCTCAGGGCACAATCGTATCATCAATTATGACAAGTAACACGTGAGTCAAGACCATGTTGCATGATCTATACCACCCTGGCTAAGCCATTTGCTACTGAAACCCACCTAGACATTCGTACATCGGCTACGCCTGATTGTTGTATGGTTGGTCTGTTGAGGGTGAGGCACGGTAGgcaatcataaaaaaaataaagtttttgagAAACTAAGAAGAACCAAGCCCAAGATTCGGATCCGAATTTGGCACTTGTGTGCTCAGACATTTTCCTACCTCTCTTGCAACGTGGTCACATTACTTACTCTCTGCTTCTAATAGTAAAGTCCTTCCAATATGAtctgtcctcactcacatgcatcctagAAAAGTTTTCAAAAGGTCACCCAACACAGAATTACTTCATACTCTCCATGATTGAGCTACCGAAAAAGAAAGTACACCTTGTTGATATAAGTAATgtctttaaattcttttaagtcttcTTTAACCATCCTATCCTCATGATCGCagtctcgattcattcatatacttCTCTTTTACTCGAGTATCACAAATTCCAACTCGTAACTGTGACTAATTTCAACTATTACACGaacaaatcatatttaaaactacATATACTAAACCAAGTTGAAGATATCAAATCAAAGACATATCTTTATAcattataatatgaaaaagaatcaaaacttcaaatttaaaaatggaagaaagaaaggaaagaaatagtGATGGAAAGCATCCCAAACAAAAGTGCATCTCTTTCCAATgaaaaatggtgttttgtCTATCATAGCAAAAAAAGGTGTTCTTGGAAAAGAGGGTTACTTTCAtattaagtttataaaaaagattGCTTTATTTAAAGCAAATCCATTTATTAAAAGCATTCCCTAACTTTATAACCCTTTTAAAAAACCAAGTATCATCAAAGTTAACTCACCAAATACATGCATTCAAACCCACGTAAAAAAGTCGATTCAATCTTAAAAATTTCGATTACGACCCACAAACATGTTTTCGttttaaaaagtaacaaaatttGCTACGTGGGTTCTGATCGTACAAtgtttatagatatatatatgaaacGAAAAAGACTCTTTTAGATCAGTAAATCATGTTCGGTTGTTCTTTTAGTAAAGCTATTGAGTTGCTCTGTTTGagaatcattttgttttaggttttcTGATTCCTcgagaatatattttttaaaataggtatcaaaattaagatgggtttaaaattttgaagaatttttatGTGAATGTCAACTCTGCCCATGTGCTAAGATTTGTAAAATTGTatagattaatttaaaaaaaaaagcatattataaactaaataattgatataataatgaaaaaaatatatacccTAAGTATAACGCTACCAACAATCatccataattatttattgttggtagaataatttgatattatttttcaaacaacttgattattataattaaaaaattgttattatttattataattaaaaaaatattattgattattataaGCATAAAATGATTGTTTGAAAAgcaaaagattaaataatttgtggAAATTTTAATTCCGATCCAGTCCATATATTACACgacaaaatcattttaattcttttttttttttttaatttattttttcttttgggttggAGAGTTGTGGGAGAGTGAtggaattatatatatatatatatattttaaaatcctctctcatttgaaaaacaaaatcccgATTTAGCTCGTTAATGGTCGTGACATTTCTTTACGTCTCCTGTTGtttgtctgttttagcccgttatgtattaccatcagtctcacagttttaaaatatgaaaaggagaggtttccacaccattataaagaatgcaccgttttgtttctctctttaactgatgtgggatctcataatctactattctatggagagggtctagccctactctgaTCAGTGTCTCGCACCGTCCGGTGATTGgctttaatatcatttgtaatagctcaagctctCTGCTGCCATTTGTCGCCAGCCTCACGGATTTAACATGCGTTTGTTAGGGTGGGGTTTTAACAccgttataaagaatgtttctctcccctctccaacaaatgtggaatctcacacctACCATATTATTGCATTATTTACTTGTCTTGAATTActtataagagtgaaaattatGTTTACAAACCAACGCGAGTTCTTTTAGTATGTTTTGTCCTTACTCATATACAATACTTGAATTCTCGATGTAGATGCTACATAGTTGGTTCTCATCCTTCAGAGACTACGAGTGTAATAGGAGCATCCGTCGA is drawn from Cucurbita pepo subsp. pepo cultivar mu-cu-16 chromosome LG09, ASM280686v2, whole genome shotgun sequence and contains these coding sequences:
- the LOC111801679 gene encoding protein SCAR3-like isoform X1, whose protein sequence is MPLVRVQVKSEFGLGKPHLYKEANNEDPKAVLDGVAVAGLVGILRQLGDLAEFAGEVFHGLQEQVMATASRSRNVMARVKHIEAALPSLEKAILAQTSHIHFAYTAGSEWHPRIQTDQNHFIYHDLPRFIMDSYEECRDPPQLHLLDKFDTGGPGSCLKRYSDPTFFRRTSTSGKVSLEKVRSDKKAQKIKRKRSLMRNGEVTCGASIPNFNSSLQFNSISNEVASFSQTATADMRMKSDAGESSNSFDSGTGSRYTGSVTKLDSSLQTKEQEFRESSNSSMMQFNDAVDSFAIDEQSRMVDDKFQFELDDPIDLSFCSHVTWDVKAEIMKPRNQQDSVEKIEMLQPIGQQDVREMAEIMQPRTGKDVGEMEEIIQPMSQQDVREKEEIVQPRTQKRVREIAEMLEKKSRRDVTEMTEIVQPRTEKGVRERAEIVQPRSQQDVREMVEHVAPRARTDVREMDDIVQPGSQQDDTGMTENLQPRTQKGVSEMADIEQPRTQQDVSKMEELVQPRTQQGGIEKPEMVEPGSRQGDSEKVEIGESRRQQHDKDEEYNVPIPESTLDPQEMEGFYLRNDEQTSTPASNGHLLESVNDGNVFDEVESETDNYMDALNTIESESESDLDCQTKREVEPCSSTIKCEVVEPVHDVLELSLDPDISILNPSNEPQTSFDKGMMSSLPNLVSSDSSYHDQRLENAVKDSNLDDPLVTNLHDKESSISESDISDSFPPDSTSSFEDQSGVKLLNTVHESLESEKASFSSNPLDKFWTNGGLLGLQPSKPPSWAVSNASREDASKGEKHGPSHHAFLINGNAQEMKMGTFPKDAINSENDSTSNKSTLHHDDQKYDTSRVLSRDESPDINHSSNGSSCVHMNDMAETIMEKDEDSNQNSGLGHQLLVNGFHRKLTLVQDERFETTSGPDSCPPSPPLDHMKISFHPVSGFEISKLKLRFPDDSEGRGSTNDIFPSFQLAPEESISVHEIGSESDDDDTFCRSSPCMSDDCLSDRSKSNSDLWESDDVSGSTCKNSYDLHISQMASSFEGITKIGTTVDGESENLYTRKGMDESFSGPLLDLPCFDIVNTVMIERIDDIDAMNLLKPQCSDNPAPAVPPLPPAQWCVSKTSLNVSEDLKDLSARLEHVEPIVLQQQITHEPIATKPNDKKPEQVMVDGKKELNRIGNGQVMDAREDFLQQIREKSFNLRPTMTEKASTTAGPATHVKVTAILEKANAIRQAVGSDNGEDDDSWSDA
- the LOC111801679 gene encoding protein SCAR3-like isoform X2, with translation MDSYEECRDPPQLHLLDKFDTGGPGSCLKRYSDPTFFRRTSTSGKVSLEKVRSDKKAQKIKRKRSLMRNGEVTCGASIPNFNSSLQFNSISNEVASFSQTATADMRMKSDAGESSNSFDSGTGSRYTGSVTKLDSSLQTKEQEFRESSNSSMMQFNDAVDSFAIDEQSRMVDDKFQFELDDPIDLSFCSHVTWDVKAEIMKPRNQQDSVEKIEMLQPIGQQDVREMAEIMQPRTGKDVGEMEEIIQPMSQQDVREKEEIVQPRTQKRVREIAEMLEKKSRRDVTEMTEIVQPRTEKGVRERAEIVQPRSQQDVREMVEHVAPRARTDVREMDDIVQPGSQQDDTGMTENLQPRTQKGVSEMADIEQPRTQQDVSKMEELVQPRTQQGGIEKPEMVEPGSRQGDSEKVEIGESRRQQHDKDEEYNVPIPESTLDPQEMEGFYLRNDEQTSTPASNGHLLESVNDGNVFDEVESETDNYMDALNTIESESESDLDCQTKREVEPCSSTIKCEVVEPVHDVLELSLDPDISILNPSNEPQTSFDKGMMSSLPNLVSSDSSYHDQRLENAVKDSNLDDPLVTNLHDKESSISESDISDSFPPDSTSSFEDQSGVKLLNTVHESLESEKASFSSNPLDKFWTNGGLLGLQPSKPPSWAVSNASREDASKGEKHGPSHHAFLINGNAQEMKMGTFPKDAINSENDSTSNKSTLHHDDQKYDTSRVLSRDESPDINHSSNGSSCVHMNDMAETIMEKDEDSNQNSGLGHQLLVNGFHRKLTLVQDERFETTSGPDSCPPSPPLDHMKISFHPVSGFEISKLKLRFPDDSEGRGSTNDIFPSFQLAPEESISVHEIGSESDDDDTFCRSSPCMSDDCLSDRSKSNSDLWESDDVSGSTCKNSYDLHISQMASSFEGITKIGTTVDGESENLYTRKGMDESFSGPLLDLPCFDIVNTVMIERIDDIDAMNLLKPQCSDNPAPAVPPLPPAQWCVSKTSLNVSEDLKDLSARLEHVEPIVLQQQITHEPIATKPNDKKPEQVMVDGKKELNRIGNGQVMDAREDFLQQIREKSFNLRPTMTEKASTTAGPATHVKVTAILEKANAIRQAVGSDNGEDDDSWSDA